A part of Calonectris borealis chromosome 30, bCalBor7.hap1.2, whole genome shotgun sequence genomic DNA contains:
- the LOC142073751 gene encoding exendin-3-like, giving the protein MQVVRWLYLSGLVFAVLIPAGWQMGPKDLGDAARRQSYEPQSARSFASNIKRHSEGTFTSDFTRYLDKMKAKDFVHWLINAKRYSSTKRFLQEEPRRIPFPAAVPPLAYN; this is encoded by the exons ATGCAGGTGGTCCGGTGGCTGTACCTCTCCGGGCTGGTGTTTGCCGTGCTGATCCCGGCGGGGTGGCAGATGGGCCCCAAGGACCTGGGTGACGCGGCCAG ACGGCAGTCGTACGAACCACAAAGCGCCCGAAGCTTCGCCTCCAACATCAAGCGGCACTCGGAAGGCACCTTCACCAGCGACTTCACCCGCTACCTGGACAAGATGAAGGCCAAAGACTTTGTGCACTGGCTCATCAACGCCAAGCGGTACag CTCCACGAAGAGGTTCCTGCAGGAGGAGCCCCGCCGCATCCCGTTCCCGGCTGCGGTCCCACCGCTGGC gtacaATTAA